The Bacteroidota bacterium genome includes the window AATTAAGTCATCCATTTTTTTATAATAGCCTTCTACGGTAAATTGAATTTTCTTTTTTATTGTTTTAGCAATACCTACTGCTGTCTGATAAGATTTTTGAGGTTTAACATTTTCTGTTGAAGGAACCCAAAGGTCGGTTGGCAATCCAATTGTAGAATTTGTAAGTAAATGAACATATTGTTGCATTGATGCAAAAGAAGCTTTTGCTGACCAACCTCCGTCAAATAAATATCTCATTGCAAGTCTTGGTTGCAAGGAGTGATAATATTTTTTCTTTAATAAAAATCCTGAATAATGTAATCCGATATTAGCTTTTAGGTGGCTACTGATTTTATAATCATCTTCAATGTAAAGAGCTATTTCATTAGCATAAATTTCTTTTGCTCCTTCAAAGCTGTCAATATTTGTGGTTCCTGAATTTTGAATTTTATAAGTTGTAGCTCCCGGATGAAAAGTATGATAAATATTACTAAAACCAAATTTTATGTAATGGTCGGGGTTTGGTAAAAAATCAAAATCTATTTTCCCTGTAATATCGTTAATTCCTGAGAGGTAATCAATTGAATAAATATTGCTTAATGTTCCTGTGTCATTTATGACAATACTTTCTTTGTAGTTATTAACCTGAAAATTATATTTACTGTATGTCATTGTAACATTTCCAAATAACTTTTCATTAAACTGATGATTCCATCTTAAAGCAGATGTGAGGTTTCCCCATTTAAGTCCTGAATTTGCTTGCTCTTTATAAATCACACCATCATAAAGATATTGATAAGGTTTTGTATTGCTGTAAAATTTGTCATCTCCCATGTAAAGGCTCAAATACAATCTGTTTTTGTCGTTAAATTTATGATTAACTTTTGCATTCAGGTCATAAAAATAATATCCCTGAGTAGTGTATTCATCACCATTTATCAATCTTATCATTGGCTGAGCAATAATGTCCATGTAGGTTCTTCTTGCAGAAACGATAAAAGATGTCTTGTCTTTAATTATAGGTCCTTCAACTGTAAGCTTTGAAGCAATTATCCCAAGAGAACCTTCTGCATGGAACTTTTTCATATTTCCATCTTTCATCCTAATGTCAAGTACTGAAGAAAGTCTGCCACCGTAACGGGCAGGAAAACCGCCTTTAATTAATTCAACATTTTTAATTGCATCAGCATTAAAAACAGAGAAAAAGCCAAATAAGTGAGATGCGTTATAAACAGGTGTTCCGTCTAACAAAATAAGATTTTGATCAGGACCACCACCACGAACATAAATTCCACTTGCCCCCTCGGTTCCCGATTGAACCCCCGGTAGTAGT containing:
- a CDS encoding TonB-dependent receptor, which produces MKIKILLFLSVLLLSYNSIFAQKYTINGYISDSETGELLIGANIFDPIRLVGTSTNVYGFFSLTLPADTFSLVFSYVGYSSQIIKVDLKRNKQIKISLKPSIVLEEVEISATQSERIEESTKMSTIKLPVEQIKELPALLGEVDVLKTIQLLPGVQSGTEGASGIYVRGGGPDQNLILLDGTPVYNASHLFGFFSVFNADAIKNVELIKGGFPARYGGRLSSVLDIRMKDGNMKKFHAEGSLGIIASKLTVEGPIIKDKTSFIVSARRTYMDIIAQPMIRLINGDEYTTQGYYFYDLNAKVNHKFNDKNRLYLSLYMGDDKFYSNTKPYQYLYDGVIYKEQANSGLKWGNLTSALRWNHQFNEKLFGNVTMTYSKYNFQVNNYKESIVINDTGTLSNIYSIDYLSGINDITGKIDFDFLPNPDHYIKFGFSNIYHTFHPGATTYKIQNSGTTNIDSFEGAKEIYANEIALYIEDDYKISSHLKANIGLHYSGFLLKKKYYHSLQPRLAMRYLFDGGWSAKASFASMQQYVHLLTNSTIGLPTDLWVPSTENVKPQKSYQTAVGIAKTIKKKIQFTVEGYYKKMDDLIEYKDGATFLSSETDWEKKIETGKGWSYGVEVFLQKKYGNTKGWIGYTWSKTDRQFENINFGEIFPYKYDRRHDISIALMQKIDELWDFSATWVYGTGNAVTLPTVRYLPFQQNNKYWWMDEIESFDEKNSFRMASYHRLDISFRRTVKKKWGKSIWTLGVYNAYNRKNPFYYYFGYDSRGNKALRRVSLFPFLPSVSYSFKF